A genomic stretch from Rhineura floridana isolate rRhiFlo1 chromosome 18, rRhiFlo1.hap2, whole genome shotgun sequence includes:
- the LOC133372773 gene encoding proteoglycan 4-like, giving the protein MVEDAGDMDWLPEPPEILTLEHRLSCTSVTVRPQPKELDRDVDSVLSSLSSTSLDSLTSISSSWSLSSSSEDISLLDTAVSPLPSAPEEDGWYSLPFPRPLAAGLKRPRREPASRRPVQFNIRRKLLEELWGGLTPHLDSLTDLIPEAPNLQQASRGTSEADTSTSSGGEALSEEERRPPQRAQEDPQQSSSSEMISAVSRPLSCPTCNLPTSWEPSAHPLTPPETSSMQGRLLPSLKTSQTHVKIRALLLEDMMMSKGMTSPEEQPVLHKLPFKRALHPCRRPCTAIGPDTAQRLDFNVKRKQIPELWGEPTPLTQSLAKMECQAPYSPSPVPTPSPPERAEKEGRRQPEPTSAHQSSVKTKAKLLEMTMLTGESVPKEQPTLPKPLPPMAHHPHRGPYKAVGPDTAECLDFNGKRKQIPELWGEPTPLTQSLAKMECQAPYSPSPVPTPSPPERAEKEGRRQPEPTSAHQSSVKTKAKLLEMTMLTGESVPKEQPTLPKPLPPMAHHPHRGPYKAVGPDTAECLDFNGKRKQIPEVWGEPTPLTQSLAKMECQAPYSPSPVPTPSPPERAEKEGRRQPEPTSAHQSSVKTKAKLLEMTMLTVESVPKEQPTLPKPLPPMAPWRESQDASRHIEEEPSLAIPLMTSEEEGRMSEHTKAPSPGSALPTAGEEVPRATPPISGKKESTVLTTPMGSAGVGREFRPGQKTLASPQPARQIASSQAVPQMPGDHSRDIVAKLPPSFQGSPEPPSRLQLIRSILTSLSVEQTVEDLRLSLVQALEMGHGELRAEYPVCRLCGSCSARCPHPRTQQDPLLHVYPRLTVRDGHVHMGLGFHLKIKRTHAKKWGLVETVEGDKVQEQPPERCVSIVKPSVPTDLASRAPHESSRLMVHHRHVGTKIQATASSVQLSVQKKPAGNCKGPVPSSMQHQPQQVPPGARGRWAKCPERWPSTGKPTRNPMKRMLRVMKQAWTRIRGIKENAGQHADKPAVAGPCRKPGPPSTMASSYRCSSMSTCAASATSAKPPKQAFSKLDVPLFIEEAPGSREPTQPLLHLLDPRNQGLLSTQPPLRYPPGMQGWPR; this is encoded by the exons ATGGTTGAAGATGCAGGAGACATGGATTG GCTTCCAGAGCCACCAGAGATCCTGACCTTGGAGCATAGACTGAGCTGCACCAGTGTGACCGTTCGACCACAACCCAAGGAGCTGGACAGGGATGTTGACTC AGTCCTGTCCAGCCTGTCCAGCACCTCCTTGGACTCCCTCACCTCCATCAGCAGCAGCTGGTCTCTGTCCTCCTCCAGTGAGGACATAAGCCTCCTGGACACAGCCGTCTCCCCACTGCCGtcagccccagaggaagatgGCTGGTACTCTCTGCCTTTTCCCAGGCCCCTTGCCGCTGGCCTCAAGCGACCCCGCAGAGAGCCCGCGTCCCGCCGCCCGGTCCAGTTCAACATCCGCCGAAAGCTGCTGGAGGAGCTGTGGGGAGGCCTCACTCCCCACTTGGACTCCCTGACCGACCTGATCCCGGAGGCACCCAACCTCCAGCAAGCGTCCCGGGGCACCAGCGAGGCTGACACCAGCACCAGCAGCGGAGGGGAGGCCTTGAGTGAGGAGGAGAGGCGTCCGCCCCAGAGGGCCCAGGAGGACCCGCAGCAAAGCAGCTCCTCAGAAATGATCTCCGCCGTGTCCAGGCCCTTGAGCT gtCCCACCTGCAATCTTCCAACCTCCTGGGAACCTTCTGCTCATCCCTTAACTCCTCCTGAAACCAGCAGCATGCAGGGCAGGCTCTTGCCGTCACTGAAGACCAGCCAAACTCATGTGAAAATCAGGGCCCTGCTTCTGGAGGACATGATGATGTCAAAGGGAATGACTTCCCCGGAGGAGCAGCCCGTCTTGCACAAGCTCCCCTTCAAGAGGGCTCTGCATCCTTGCCGTAGACCCTGCACGGCCATAGGACCGGATACCGCACAGCGCTTGGACTTCAACGTGAAGAGGAAACAGATCCCAGAGCTCTGGGGGGAGCCCACCCCCTTGACTCAGTCGCTGGCCAAGATGGAATGCCAGGCTCCCTACTCCCCTTCCCCAGTCCCCACCCCAAGCCCCCCAGAGAGGGctgagaaggaggggagaagacAGCCTGAGCCAACGAGCGCCCACCAAAGCAGCGTGAAAACCAAGGCCAAGCTTCTGGAGATGACAATGCTGACAGGAGAAAGTGTGCCAAAGGAGCAGCCCACCTTGCCTAAGCCTCTTCCCCCCATGGCCCACCACCCCCATCGTGGTCCCTACAAAGCAGTAGGCCCGGACACCGCAGAATGCCTGGATTTCAATGGGAAGAGGAAACAGATCCCAGAGCTCTGGGGGGAGCCCACCCCCTTGACTCAGTCGCTAGCCAAGATGGAATGCCAGGCTCCCTACTCCCCTTCCCCAGTCCCCACCCCAAGCCCCCCAGAGAGGGctgagaaggaggggagaagacAGCCTGAGCCAACGAGCGCCCACCAAAGCAGCGTGAAAACCAAGGCCAAGCTTCTGGAGATGACAATGCTGACAGGAGAAAGTGTGCCAAAGGAGCAGCCCACCTTGCCTAAGCCTCTTCCCCCCATGGCCCACCACCCCCATCGTGGTCCCTACAAAGCAGTAGGCCCGGACACCGCAGAATGCCTGGATTTCAATGGGAAGAGGAAACAGATCCCAGAGGTCTGGGGGGAGCCCACCCCCTTGACTCAGTCGCTGGCCAAGATGGAATGCCAGGCTCCCTACTCCCCTTCCCCAGTCCCCACCCCAAGCCCCCCAGAGAGGGctgagaaggaggggagaagacAGCCTGAGCCAACGAGTGCCCACCAAAGCAGCGTGAAAACCAAGGCCAAGCTTCTGGAGATGACAATGTTGACAGTAGAAAGTGTGCCAAAGGAGCAGCCCACCTTGCCTAAGCCTCTTCCCCCCATGGCTCCTTGGCGTGAAAGTCAAGATGCCTCACGACACATAGAAGAGGAACCATCCCTTGCTATACCACTCATGACCTCTGAGGAGGAGGGTAGGATGTCAGAGCACACAAAGGCCCCCTCACCGGGATCTGCACTCCCAACTGCAGGGGAGGAGGTTCCCCGAGCAACACCCCCCATTTCcggtaaaaaggaaagcacagtcctaaccacacCAATGGGCAGTGCCGGGGTTGGGAGGGAATTCAGGCCAGGTCAAAAGACACTGGctagcccccagccagcaagacAGATTGCATCTTCGCAAGCAGTGCCGCAGATGCCAGGTGACCATAGCAGGGACATCGTGGCCAAGCTTCCCCCAAGCTTCCAGGGATCCCCTGAACCTCCCTCCCGCCTGCAGCTGATTCGCTCCATCCTCACCTCCCTAAGCGTGGAGCAAACTGTGGAGGACCTCCGGCTGAGTCTAGTGCAAGCACTGGAAATGGGCCACGGAGAGCTGAGGGCAGAGTACCCCGTGTGCCGGCTGTGCGGCAGCTGCAGTGCGAGGTGTCCTCACCCCCGCACTCAGCAAGACCCTCTCCTCCATGTCTACCCACGGCTGACCGTACGTGACGGGCACGTGCATATGGGCCTGGGTTTCCACCTGAAAATCAAGAGGACCCACGCCAAGAAATGGGGGCTGGTGGAAACTGTGGAGGGTGACAAGGTGCAGGAACAACCTCCAGAGCGATGCGTCAGCATCGTGAAACCCAGTGTCCCCACCGATCTGGCCTCCAGGGCCCCTCATGAGTCTTCCAGACTGATGGTGCATCATCGTCACGTGGGGACCAAAATCCAGGCCACCGCCTCCTCAGTCCAGCTGAGTGTTCAAAAGAAGCCAGCGGGCAACTGTAAGGGCCCCGTACCATCCAGCATGCAGCACCAACCCCAGCAGGTGCCACCAGGAGCAAGGGGTCGTTGGGCCAAGTGCCCCGAACGATGGCCCTCTACGGGAAAGCCAACCAGAAATCCCATGAAAAGGATGCTGCGCGTCATGAAGCAAGCCTGGACCCGGATCCGAGGCATCAAGGAGAACGCAGGCCAGCATGCCGACAAGCCGGCTGTGGCTGGCCCTTGTAGAAAACCGGGGCCTCCGTCAACCATGGCTTCCTCCTACAGATGTTCCAGCATGTCCACGTGTGCAGCTTCAGCAACCTCTGCAAAGCCTCCCAAACAAGCCTTCTCCAAGCTTGACGTTCCTCTCTTCATAGAGGAAGCCCCGGGAAGCCGGGAGCCTACCCAACCACTCCTGCATTTGCTGGACCCCAGAAATCAGGGCTTACTGTCAACCCAACCCCCCCTCCGCTACCCCCCAGGAATGCAGGGATGGCCCCGATGA